A DNA window from Vigna angularis cultivar LongXiaoDou No.4 chromosome 1, ASM1680809v1, whole genome shotgun sequence contains the following coding sequences:
- the LOC108341785 gene encoding uncharacterized protein LOC108341785, which yields MATSPTYKHLLLLFLLLSFTTMTARARSLREIKDDAVKKGQTGLFKPQHESAQESNDELDTMDYTPAKRNPPIHN from the exons ATGGCTACATCACCAACTTACAAGCActtacttcttctttttctgttgCTTAGCTTCACAACCATGACAGCCAGAG CCAGAAGTTTGAGGGAGATTAAGGATGATGCAGTTAAGAAGGGTCAAACTGGTTTGTTTAAGCCACAACATGAAAGTGCACAAGAGAGCAATGATGAGTTGGATACAATGGATTACACACCTGCAAAAAGGAACCCACCCATTCATAATTGa